One Panicum virgatum strain AP13 chromosome 9K, P.virgatum_v5, whole genome shotgun sequence genomic region harbors:
- the LOC120648272 gene encoding uncharacterized protein LOC120648272, translating into MPRALELVQICGGVRCASRKRGCHSVGIPGRKVDDPYFRAAIIETQKQGTGVTIPTGRDIDGKYLSENVEEIKKEINKWKQEFPEYGATIICDSWTGISRNSVINFLVYCNGMMYFWKSIDVTGKIQDHHLILKEITIVLNDIGPEDVIQIVTDNGSNFKKACKLLAEEYPHIVWQPCLAHTINLILKDIGKWDDHKAMIQSAQYICQWLYNSNSVHSMFKSATGGS; encoded by the exons GCTGCCACTCCGTTGGTATTCCTGGACGGAAGGTAGATGACCCTTACTTTAGGGCGGCCATCATAGAGACACAGAAACAAG GTACTGGGGTCACGATCCCAACTGGGAGGGACATTGATGGAAAATATCTTTCAGAGAACGTGGAGGAGATAAAGAAGGAGATCAACAAGTGGAAGCAAGAGTTCCCTGAGTATGGTGCCACTATCATATGTGATTCATGGACCGGTATTTCTCGCAATAGCGTAATCAACTTCTTGGTATATTGCAATGGAATGATGTACTTCTGGAAGTCTATTGATGTAACTGGAAAAATACAAGATCATCATCTCATACTTAAG GAGATAACAATTGTTCTGAACGATATAGGGCCAGAAGATGTGATTCAGATAGTCACTGATAATGGCAGCAACTTTAAGAAGGCTTGCAAGCTGTTGGCAGAGGAGTACCCTCACATTGTGTGGCAGCCATGTCTTGCCCACACGATCAACCTCATTCTTAAAGATATTGGAAAGTGGGATGATCACAAGGCCATGATTCAGAGTGCCCAATATATTTGTCAATGGTTATACAATTCTAATAGTGTGCACTCCATGTTTAAGAGTGCCACTGGTGGGAGCTAG